The following are encoded together in the Neomonachus schauinslandi chromosome X, ASM220157v2, whole genome shotgun sequence genome:
- the LOC110579434 gene encoding paraneoplastic antigen Ma3: MPLTLLQDWCRGEHLNTQRSMLILGIPEDCGEDEFEETLQEALRHLGRYRVIGRMFRREENAQAFLLELAQDIDYALIPREIPGKGGPWEVVVKPRNSDGEFLNRLNRFLEEERRTVSDMNRVLGSDTNCPAPRVAISPDFWTWAQTLGAAVQPLLEQMLYRELRVFSGNTVSIPGALAFEAWLEHTTEMLRMWQVPEGEKRRRLMECLRGPALQVVSGLRANNAGVTVGECLAALQQVFGPVDSRKIAHVKFCKAYQEVGEKVSSFVLRLEPLLQRAVEKNAVLRRNVNQARLKQVLSGATLTDKLRDRLKLMKQRRKPPGFLALVKLLREEEEWEATLGPERERIPGLNAGIGSSARNSAFRVSFPAPGNALRARSSQGSRRRRGRGQHRRGRVLRASPRHSGKRKHHTFCYRCGEDGHVKAQCSNAPNLLLVKQKRQAAVESGNGNWAWEKSHPKPKAK; this comes from the coding sequence ATGCCATTGACCCTGTTGCAGGATTGGTGTAGGGGGGAACATCTGAACACCCAGCGGTCCATGCTTATCCTGGGGATTCCTGAGGACTGTGGTGAGGATGAATTTGAGGAGACTCTTCAGGAGGCTCTCAGGCACCTGGGTAGGTATAGGGTCATTGGTAGGATGTTTAGGAGGGAAGAGAATGCCCAAGCATTTCTCTTGGAGCTTGCCCAAGATATTGACTATGCTTTGATCCCCAGGGAAATACCCGGAAAGGGAGGGCCCTGGGAAGTGGTTGTAAAACCTCGGAACTCCGATGGGGAATTTCTCAATAGACTGAACCGCTTCTTAGAGGAGGAGAGGCGGACAGTGTCAGACATGAACAGAGTGCTTGGATCGGACACCAACTGTCCTGCTCCAAGAGTGGCCATATCACCTGACTTCTGGACCTGGGCCCAGACTCTGGGGGCAGCAGTGCAACCTCTGCTAGAACAAATGTTGTACAGAGAACTAAGAGTGTTTTCTGGGAACACTGTGTCCATCCCAGGGGCGTTGGCCTTTGAAGCCTGGCTGGAGCACACCACTGAAATGCTGCGGATGTGGCAGGTGCCCGAGGGTGAAAAGAGGCGGCGGCTGATGGAATGCTTGCGGGGTCCTGCCCTGCAGGTGGTCAGTGGGCTGCGGGCCAACAATGCTGGCGTAACTGTGGGCGAGTGCCTGGCAGCCCTGCAGCAGGTGTTTGGACCTGTGGATAGCCGTAAAATCGCCCATGTAAAATTTTGTAAGGCTTATCAAGAGGTAGGAGAGAAAGTCTCCAGCTTTGTCTTGCGTTTGGAACCCCTGCTCCAAAGAGCCgtagaaaaaaatgcagtattaCGAAGGAATGTGAATCAGGCTCGCCTGAAACAAGTCTTAAGTGGGGCTACCCTTACTGACAAACTTCGAGACAGGCTTAAGTTGATGAAACAGCGAAGGAAACCACCTGGTTTCCTGGCACTGGTGAAGCTCCTGCgtgaggaggaggagtgggaggccACTTTGGGTCCAGAGAGGGAAAGGATACCAGGGCTGAACGCAGGCATAGGGTCATCTGCCAGAAACAGTGCTTTCAGAGTGTCTTTCCCTGCCCCTGGCAACGCTCTGCGGGCCAGGTCTTCCCAAGGCTCCAGgcgcaggaggggcagaggacaaCACCGAAGGGGGCGTGTGCTAAGGGCCAGCCCTCGACATTCAGGCAAACGGAAGCACCACACATTTTGCTATCGCTGTGGAGAAGATGGCCACGTCAAGGCACAGTGTAGCAACGCTCCAAACCTGCTCTTGGTAAAGCAGAAGAGACAGGCTGCAGTAGAGTCGGGAAATGGGAACTGGGCTTGGGAAAAGAGCCACCCCAAGCCCAAGGCCAAGTAG